From Halorientalis litorea:
CGCGAACGTCGGGGCAGACAACGCCCTGTTCGAACCGGTCCACGGGTCCGCACCGGACATCGCGGGCGAGGGAATCGCCAACCCCGCGGCGACGGTTCTGAGCGCGGCCATGTTACTGGAACATCTCGACTACGGGGCCGAGGCCGAACGCGTCCGCGACGCGGTGGAGTCGGTCCTCGCAGACGGTCCCCGGACCCCGGACCTCGGTGGCGACGCCACTACCGACGACGTGACCGAGGCAATTATCGACCGGCTCTGAGCCGGGAACCACGGGAACGCGCCAGTCCCGGGACTTAAGTTCTCCCCCAGTGACGCTGTTCACATGGCAACCATAGAACTCGACGACGAGACAGTCGAACGTCTTGACGGCCTGCGCATCGAAGACGAGAGCTACGACGAAATCGTCAACGAACTCATCAACATCTACCAAGCAGAGGAGTTGACGCTGTTCCGCGGCGGCGACGAGGATTACTGAACAGGCGGTTCGGTGGCGGTGTCTCGCGCGGCGCGTGGCCTACTGGTCGGCCGCGGCGGCACGAACGTCGGCCCACTTCCCCCGCTCTTCGAGGTGCGTCTGTAACGTGTCGGCGTACTCTCCGACCAGTTGCTCG
This genomic window contains:
- a CDS encoding DUF7557 family protein yields the protein MATIELDDETVERLDGLRIEDESYDEIVNELINIYQAEELTLFRGGDEDY